One part of the Chloracidobacterium sp. genome encodes these proteins:
- a CDS encoding AarF/UbiB family protein, translating to MSALTLDVPVLSRALSLGDNLRHLRRFIVVSAALLPFLVSFLRDRRRWIKWGAPRVLTDEQHARRAKKLVDTFARLGPSYIKLSQILAVREDLVPKVYAREFARLLDQTPAAGMDYVREVIRRRTGKSPDELFSDFDPNAIASASIGQVHRARYKGVDVVVKIRRPNVVETIMLDNAILGTLLEWLRPFFGEHYLYRGFEVLFAEYKRIVVGELDFRIEAQNAERLRAQQPRHPRLVIPEIAHELTHEDLLVMEFCEGVRIDAVETIRSYGLDLGELVEALLEIVFSQLLVHGFFHADPHPGNILINRRGDIILLDYGMVDELDPVTRDRFLGLILAANANQYDEVVAKLYELGMVDPDTPAEQLTYVTETIMNLRHLARTHQRQVQMAVEQLFEKTRILHHLRMPRQMVYLLRMATLIEGVAIRFDNNFDSIRDAVPIAKRVGFRLIARIVPAATALRYAAEVFAERFDAYLSRVMQRKKVSYAKDFVRRMWQGGTATPASGQTPRLTLPS from the coding sequence ATGTCTGCTCTGACGTTGGATGTTCCGGTTCTGTCGCGCGCGCTTTCGCTCGGCGACAATCTACGTCACTTGCGCCGCTTCATTGTCGTTTCCGCGGCGCTCCTCCCCTTTCTGGTGAGTTTCCTGCGCGACCGGCGGCGCTGGATCAAGTGGGGCGCGCCGCGCGTCCTGACAGATGAGCAACATGCCCGCCGGGCGAAGAAGTTGGTGGACACGTTTGCTCGGCTGGGACCGTCTTATATCAAGCTGTCACAAATTCTGGCAGTGCGCGAAGACCTTGTCCCGAAGGTTTACGCGCGCGAATTCGCCCGGCTTCTCGACCAAACCCCGGCGGCGGGGATGGACTATGTCCGTGAAGTCATTCGCCGCCGGACGGGCAAATCCCCGGATGAGCTGTTCAGTGACTTCGACCCTAACGCCATCGCTTCAGCTTCCATCGGGCAGGTTCACCGGGCGCGGTACAAGGGCGTGGATGTCGTCGTCAAGATTCGGCGGCCGAATGTAGTCGAAACCATCATGCTTGACAACGCCATTCTTGGGACACTGCTGGAGTGGCTGCGTCCGTTTTTTGGCGAACACTATCTGTATCGCGGCTTCGAGGTGTTGTTCGCCGAGTACAAGCGGATTGTCGTCGGCGAGTTGGATTTTCGTATTGAAGCGCAAAACGCCGAACGGCTGCGCGCCCAGCAGCCGCGCCATCCACGGCTGGTCATCCCGGAAATCGCCCACGAACTAACACACGAAGATTTGCTGGTGATGGAATTTTGCGAGGGCGTCCGCATTGACGCCGTGGAGACCATCCGCAGCTACGGGCTGGATTTGGGCGAACTAGTCGAAGCCCTGCTTGAAATCGTGTTTTCACAGCTTTTGGTTCACGGCTTCTTTCACGCCGACCCGCATCCGGGCAACATCCTGATCAATCGGCGCGGGGACATCATTCTGCTTGACTACGGCATGGTGGATGAACTCGATCCGGTGACGCGCGACCGCTTTCTGGGGTTGATTCTGGCGGCAAACGCCAATCAGTACGACGAGGTCGTCGCCAAGCTGTACGAGTTGGGCATGGTTGATCCCGACACGCCGGCGGAGCAACTGACGTACGTCACGGAGACCATCATGAACTTGCGGCACCTGGCGCGGACGCATCAGCGGCAGGTGCAAATGGCGGTCGAGCAGCTTTTTGAGAAGACGCGCATTTTGCACCATCTGCGAATGCCCCGGCAGATGGTGTATTTGCTTCGCATGGCGACGCTAATTGAGGGTGTGGCGATTCGTTTCGACAACAACTTCGACAGCATTCGGGACGCCGTACCCATTGCCAAGCGTGTTGGTTTTAGGCTCATTGCCCGCATTGTCCCGGCGGCGACCGCCCTGCGTTATGCGGCTGAAGTGTTCGCCGAGCGTTTTGACGCCTATCTCAGCCGCGTCATGCAGCGCAAAAAAGTTTCCTACGCCAAGGACTTCGTTCGTCGCATGTGGCAGGGCGGAACCGCTACACCAGCTTCGGGACAAACGCCGCGTCTGACGTTGCCTTCCTAA
- a CDS encoding IPT/TIG domain-containing protein → MFRSLRRNACDYSLFSGSEVNAHGRRTAPVVSPRQTMEIRPMHKVFSQPVMVWLLCGLSFLACTAPPLASAAVRVAAERQKTMPLRPAGDGARRDNEPNAVGHWGRGAASAYAALGQFTGEMILGDSVGLTPPAAALQSSLTITGFSPTSGPVGTVVNISGTGFVPPTPVALHTGRSEGDVEVCFNDVPAQVFQVVSNTEIIATVPPGATTGPIKVRVDDDEAVSSTNFVVTNAPPLPVIINFIPGAGPVGTTVEIFGSNFINVTNVRFNRVEATFSVLNQTRITATVPASATTGPITITAPGVTVSSPAPFVVLEPPTITSFAPTSGVVGTAVTITGTNFTGVTAVTFNGVNATFTLNSPTQVTAIVPTGATTGPIAVTTPGGTATSQAPFVVIPSLSITSFTPTSGSVGTVVTITGTNFANVTRVTFNGVSATFTVNSPTQITATVPTGATTGPIAVTTPDGTTATSQTPFVVVQPPTITSFAPTSGVVGTAVTITGTNFEGATGVTFNGLSARFTVRGGDQVTATVPVGATTGPIAVTTPGGTATSRTNFTVVPRVPPQTIGVFRPGQSFLLRQANTAGPPDIAVGLGQPGDLPVVGDWDGDGRTTVALFRNGQFLIRNENASGASVTTVVFGQTGDLPLAGDWTGKGFDSIGVFRRGVFLLRNSNTAGNPDIVVNYGLPTDLPVVGDWDGDGRTTIGAFRPSTGFFFLRDENTSGNADVSFFYGLADDLPVVGDWDGDGVTTIGVFRRGTFFLRNTNTAGFADLAVAFGQSGDLPLAGRWKTPPVIPPGDFQTGNSTIVWRNRVTGQSAIWKMNGVSFVESVFLPTVDDCWVIGGVADFNGDGNTDILWRNQDVTGFDAVWTFSGTTPTASLPITPEQTDLNWTISCTGDVNRDGQTDIIRRNTATGAAEVWLMNGRARSAVVPLVIPDLALSEQIVGGGDFDRNGLLDLLVYNPAAAGARIVTLIGATAVGSRAIPTPGSDWQPAAVGDYNRDGQPDIVWRHETNGQNVIWLLRDLTLVQSVPLPSVPDRRWRIVGPR, encoded by the coding sequence ATGTTTCGCTCGTTGCGGCGAAACGCCTGCGATTACAGCTTGTTTTCCGGTTCCGAGGTGAACGCACACGGCCGCCGGACAGCGCCGGTCGTGTCGCCTCGGCAAACGATGGAGATTCGGCCAATGCACAAGGTTTTTAGTCAACCGGTGATGGTGTGGTTGCTCTGTGGGCTGTCTTTCTTGGCATGTACTGCGCCGCCGTTGGCGTCCGCCGCCGTTCGTGTGGCGGCCGAGCGACAAAAGACTATGCCGCTGCGCCCGGCGGGAGATGGCGCGCGGCGCGACAACGAACCTAACGCTGTTGGTCATTGGGGGCGGGGCGCTGCATCCGCCTATGCAGCACTTGGACAGTTCACCGGCGAAATGATTCTTGGCGACAGCGTCGGCTTGACGCCGCCGGCTGCTGCGCTGCAGTCCTCCCTGACCATCACCGGATTCAGCCCGACTTCCGGGCCGGTTGGAACCGTGGTGAACATCAGCGGCACGGGCTTCGTGCCTCCAACACCCGTCGCGCTCCATACGGGGCGAAGCGAAGGCGACGTAGAGGTTTGCTTCAACGACGTACCGGCTCAGGTCTTTCAAGTTGTGAGCAATACGGAAATCATCGCCACGGTGCCCCCCGGCGCCACGACCGGGCCGATCAAGGTGCGAGTGGACGACGATGAAGCCGTCAGCAGTACGAACTTTGTCGTCACGAACGCGCCGCCGCTGCCGGTCATCATCAACTTCATTCCGGGTGCAGGCCCGGTCGGCACGACTGTCGAGATTTTTGGCTCGAACTTCATCAACGTAACGAATGTCCGATTCAACCGTGTTGAGGCGACGTTTAGCGTGCTCAACCAGACGCGAATCACGGCGACTGTCCCGGCCAGTGCGACCACCGGCCCGATCACCATCACGGCGCCGGGGGTGACGGTCAGTAGTCCGGCGCCATTCGTTGTGCTTGAGCCGCCAACCATCACGAGCTTTGCGCCGACTTCGGGTGTGGTTGGGACGGCGGTGACGATTACGGGGACGAACTTTACGGGTGTGACGGCCGTGACTTTCAACGGGGTCAACGCGACGTTTACTCTCAACAGTCCAACGCAGGTGACGGCGATCGTCCCGACAGGTGCGACGACCGGCCCGATTGCCGTGACGACGCCGGGCGGGACGGCGACAAGTCAAGCGCCGTTCGTGGTCATTCCATCGCTGAGTATCACAAGTTTTACGCCGACTTCGGGTTCGGTCGGGACGGTAGTGACGATTACGGGGACGAACTTTGCGAACGTGACGCGCGTCACCTTCAACGGCGTCAGTGCAACGTTCACCGTCAACAGCCCGACGCAGATCACGGCGACCGTTCCGACGGGTGCGACGACCGGCCCGATTGCCGTGACGACGCCGGACGGAACGACGGCGACGAGTCAGACGCCATTTGTGGTTGTCCAGCCGCCGACCATCACGAGCTTTGCGCCGACTTCAGGTGTGGTCGGGACGGCGGTGACGATTACGGGGACAAACTTTGAGGGGGCAACCGGCGTGACTTTCAACGGCCTTAGTGCTCGGTTCACGGTTCGCGGCGGCGACCAAGTGACGGCGACGGTTCCAGTCGGCGCAACCACCGGTCCAATCGCCGTGACGACACCGGGCGGGACAGCGACCAGCCGCACCAACTTCACCGTCGTCCCGCGCGTACCGCCTCAGACGATAGGCGTTTTTCGTCCTGGTCAGTCGTTCCTACTCCGACAGGCTAACACGGCGGGACCACCCGACATCGCTGTTGGATTGGGCCAGCCGGGCGACCTGCCCGTGGTCGGCGACTGGGACGGCGACGGCCGAACCACCGTAGCGCTGTTCCGCAATGGCCAGTTCCTCATTCGGAATGAGAATGCCAGCGGCGCATCCGTGACGACGGTCGTGTTCGGGCAGACCGGCGACCTGCCGCTGGCCGGCGACTGGACCGGCAAGGGCTTCGACAGCATTGGCGTTTTTCGGCGCGGCGTGTTCCTGCTCCGCAACAGCAATACGGCCGGCAACCCGGACATCGTGGTGAACTATGGGCTGCCGACCGACTTGCCTGTGGTCGGCGACTGGGACGGCGACGGCCGAACCACCATCGGCGCGTTCCGTCCTTCGACCGGCTTTTTCTTCCTGCGCGATGAGAATACATCGGGAAACGCCGACGTGAGCTTCTTCTACGGCTTGGCGGACGACCTGCCTGTGGTCGGCGACTGGGACGGCGACGGTGTGACGACCATCGGCGTTTTCCGGCGCGGGACGTTCTTCCTGCGCAATACGAACACGGCGGGCTTCGCCGACCTCGCCGTAGCCTTCGGTCAATCAGGCGACCTGCCGCTGGCCGGGCGCTGGAAGACGCCGCCTGTTATCCCGCCCGGTGACTTTCAGACCGGCAACTCGACCATCGTCTGGCGCAATCGCGTCACCGGACAAAGCGCGATTTGGAAAATGAACGGCGTCAGCTTCGTAGAAAGCGTCTTCCTACCAACCGTTGACGACTGCTGGGTGATCGGCGGCGTCGCCGACTTCAACGGCGACGGCAATACGGACATTCTATGGCGTAATCAGGACGTGACCGGCTTCGACGCCGTTTGGACGTTTTCCGGGACGACGCCGACGGCGTCGCTTCCGATTACGCCTGAACAAACCGATCTCAACTGGACGATTAGCTGCACCGGCGATGTCAACCGCGATGGGCAAACCGATATCATTCGCCGCAACACCGCAACCGGCGCAGCGGAGGTATGGCTGATGAACGGCCGCGCCCGCAGCGCCGTCGTCCCGCTGGTCATTCCAGACCTCGCTCTATCGGAGCAGATTGTCGGCGGCGGCGACTTTGACCGGAACGGCCTGCTGGACCTGCTGGTTTACAATCCGGCTGCAGCTGGAGCGCGAATCGTCACGCTGATTGGCGCAACGGCGGTTGGAAGTCGTGCAATCCCAACCCCCGGCTCTGACTGGCAACCGGCGGCGGTCGGCGACTACAACCGAGACGGCCAGCCGGACATCGTGTGGCGCCATGAGACCAAC